The sequence TAAGCAGAgaaaccaggattcaaacccaggtactCTTATTTCAGACCTCCTGCTCATAATCACTGCCCAAAGACTTGGATTCAGAGGAATTTcaaatgttcttttcattttctacttgGACTCACAGAACACTCCCACCATGACACCCAGACTGCTTTCAAGCACAGGAAGTGACTTGATTTTTAGTACGCCATGGACACTTCTGAGTCAAGAGGAAAAATATTATCATAGCTAATGAGGTTTACCAAGGCATGGTTATTGTTAACTGAAAACTTTTTCCAAAAGTGAAAGTATTATCATCTTTCTGGGCTATTCAGAATTGCTCAAGGAGCCTTAGGGATATGATACACTCAGTGTGATTGTTGATACCTCCAGCTCATCTGACCTTTTCTTATCCTTCCTCCCATACAACACATTCCTCTTGTATCAGAGATCTCCATCCGTGAAAATGCATCCAGATAGCCATCATACACATTTACTTTTCTTATCTCCAATCTCTGCTCAGAATTCATATTGAAATTTTCCCCAAGTGAAGCAGTCTTGAAAGTCGATTCCAAATCTCCTTGGTCCTCGCCCCATAGATGATGGGGTTGAGCACAGGAGGCACCAGCACATAGAGGTTAGCCAGAAAGATGTGCACATGCCTGGGGACTCGGTGTTGCCCAAAACGGTgggtgaggaaggagaagaaggcAGGAATGTAGAAGACCAGGATGACCCCGAGGTGTGAGCCACAGGTGCTCAGAGCCTTGCGCTGGGCATCTTGGGATGGAAGACGAAAAACAGCATGGAGGATAAAGCCATAGGAGAGAGCAATGAGAATAGAATCTAAACCCATGGCCAGAAGGGCCACAGTCAGCCCATAGACAATATTGACAGTGATGTTGGCACAGGCCAGTCGAGCAATGCCCATGTGCTCACAGTACGTGTGTGCCATGACACGGTGCTGACAGTAGGGCAGTCGCCTCAACAAGAAGATGAAGGGAGAGACAATGGCCACACTACGGAACATCCCAACAAGGCCAATTCTGCCTATGACGGTATGGTTGAGGATGGTTGTGTATCTCAGGGGGTTGCAGATAGCCACATAGCGATCAAAGGCCATGGCAAGAAGAACCGAGGACTCTAGAGCATAGATAGAATGGACACAAAACATCTGGGCCAGGCATCTTCCAAAGGAAATCTCACCAGCTTGGAGCCACAAAATGGCCAACGTCTTGGGCACAGTGGTGGAGCTGAGAGCAAGGTCGGTGAGTGAGAGAAGGCAAAGGAAGAGGTACATGGGTGCGTGAAGGGCACTGTCT is a genomic window of Camelus bactrianus isolate YW-2024 breed Bactrian camel chromosome 10, ASM4877302v1, whole genome shotgun sequence containing:
- the OR52D1 gene encoding olfactory receptor 52D1, whose amino-acid sequence is MPVSNSSDGSLPDTLFLTGIPGLEWAHVWISIPFCAMYLVALAGNAALTLVIVTDSALHAPMYLFLCLLSLTDLALSSTTVPKTLAILWLQAGEISFGRCLAQMFCVHSIYALESSVLLAMAFDRYVAICNPLRYTTILNHTVIGRIGLVGMFRSVAIVSPFIFLLRRLPYCQHRVMAHTYCEHMGIARLACANITVNIVYGLTVALLAMGLDSILIALSYGFILHAVFRLPSQDAQRKALSTCGSHLGVILVFYIPAFFSFLTHRFGQHRVPRHVHIFLANLYVLVPPVLNPIIYGARTKEIWNRLSRLLHLGKISI